From a region of the Besnoitia besnoiti strain Bb-Ger1 chromosome I, whole genome shotgun sequence genome:
- a CDS encoding arsenite-activated ATPase family protein (encoded by transcript BESB_010040), whose translation MEDDLELEGSLKELLETPSLRWIFVGGKGGVGKTTTSCAVAAQLAKRRESVLIISTDPAHNISDAFTQKFSNTPSLVNGFENLYAMEIDSSYQETLDFQLGSLPGEGNAAFNLTSLLPEMLQAVPGIDEALSFAELMQSVQSMKYSVIVFDTAPTGHTLRLLAFPDLLERGLKKLSTFKDKIQSAIQMLNAVSGKQIQEQDFAAKIENLKAVTTSVREAFQDPAHTTFVCVCIPEFLSVYETERLVQELAKQRIDCSNIVVNQVLFPVGGVEDEDARAPPASLSYSATEVPGSLVPLEQLLAPPAPRPASEGPEEEATRLRRLVHRLQIRLLALEKSHYSRRAMQSRYLQQIQDLYSFDFHVVPIPQQPEEVRGIERLLRFGELLTTARPLPLLPVSSSS comes from the exons ATGGAAGACGACCTCGAACTCGAAGGCAGCTTGAAGGAGCTTTTGGAAACGCCTTCTCTGCGATGGATTTTCGTCGGCGGCAAGGGTGGCGTCGGCAAAACGACGACGAGTTGTGCGGTCGCCGCACAACTGGCGAAGCGCCGGGAATCG GTCCTCATCATCTCGACAGATCCTGCACATAACATCAGCGATGCATTCACTCAGAAATTCTCAAACACGCCCTCTCTCGTGAACGGCTTCGAGAACCTCTACGCCATG GAAATTGACAGCTCCTACCAAGAGACACTCGACTTCCAGCTCGGTTCCCTGCCCGGGGAAGGGAACGCCGCGTTCAACTTGACCTCGTTGCTGCCTGAGATGCTCCAGGCTGTGCCTGGCATCGACGAGgcgctctccttcgccgaACTGATGCA GAGTGTGCAGAGCATGAAGTACAGCGTCATCGTCTTCGATACCGCGCCGACTGGGCACAcgctgcggcttctcgcgTTTCCTGATCTGCTCGAGCGAGGCCTGAAGAAACTCTCGACGTTCAAGGACAAGATCCAGTCCGCGATTCAGATGCTCAACGCCGTATCGGGCAAACAGATTCAGGAGCAAGAC TTTGCAGCGAAGATCGAGAATCTCAAAGCGGTCACGACATCGGTGCGCGAGGCCTTCCAAGATCCT GCGCACACCAcgttcgtctgcgtctgcattCCTGAATTCCTCAGCGTGTACGAGACGGAGAGGCTTGTGCAAGAActcgcgaagcagagaatTGACTGCAGCAATATCGTCGTGAACCAGGTTCTTTTTCCCGTCG gaggcgtggaggacgaagacgctcgcgcgccacCCGCGAGTCTCTCCTATTCTGCGACGGAGGTTCCGGGCTCCCTCGTCCCGCTcgagcagctcctcgcccctccggcgccgcgaccggctTCTGAGGGCcctgaagaggaggcgacgcgcttgAGGCGACTCGTGCATCGCCTGCAAATCCGC CTGCTGGCGTTGGAGAAGTCGCACTACTCTAGACGAGCCATGCAGTCGCGCTATCTGCAGCAAATTCAGGATCTTTACAGCTTCGACTTCCACGTGG TCCCCAttccgcagcagccggaAGAGGTGAGAGGCATTGAacgccttcttcgcttcgGCGAGCTACTGACCACTGCCCGCCccctgcctcttctccctgtttcctcttcgtcgtaa
- a CDS encoding hypothetical protein (encoded by transcript BESB_010050), with product MADPVKPQLQTVGLLPTLASLLGFFSHSAFCCGTTASLILVQLRVGRLPPPRHLSGEPRAREPLRSSVKRQQTLLQRPRTTTAYRVTTLEKTNASLPAREVPSERADHGALLPERRAEPLSRTAQLLQSEADRASSGDVQTLKSAAGIVKRAARRVAQAGRRVTGPELEAPPGDEEGRGEARAAKWRTRHTRPPSPQAYPARATQLWQGLRMDVPGPRRWDSGCAASEDDPAVAVAAAPRRHPSERCSWQKNSLVL from the coding sequence ATGGCAGATCCGGTGAAGCCACAGCTGCAGACCGTTGGACTGCTCCCAACACTTGCTTCTCTGTTGGGCTTTTTCTCCCATTCTGCGTTCTGCTGCGGGACCACCGCTTCACTCATCCTCGTGCAGCTCCGGGTGGGgcgactgccgccgccgcggcacctCTCGGGCGAGCCCCGAGCCCGTGAGCCGCTGCGGTCTTCCGTGAAGCGACAACAGACGCTACTGCAGCGTCCTCGGACGACGACGGCTTACAGGGTGACAACGTTAGAGAAGACAAATGCCAGCCTGCCAGCGCGCGAAGTACCCTCAGAGCGAGCCGACCACGGCGCGCTCCTCCCTGAGCGCCGGGCAGAGCCACTGAGCAGGACGGCACAGCTTCTCCAAAGCGAAGCTGATCGGGCCTCCAGCGGAGATGTACAGACGTTAAAGTCTGCCGCTGGGATAGTGAAGCGTGCAGCCCGGCGCGTGGCTCAGGCGGGCCGCCGCGTGACCGGTCCGGAGCTCGAGGCACCtccaggcgacgaggaaggccgcggagaggcgcgggcggcgaaaTGGCGAACCAGGCACACCCGACCGCCATCCCCTCAGGCGTACCCggcacgcgcgacgcagcttTGGCAAGGGCTTCGGATGGATGTCCCGGGCCCTCGCCGCTGGGATTCTGGTTGTGCTGCAAGCGAGGACGATCCTGCGGTGGCggtggctgctgcgccaaGGCGACACCCCAGCGAGCGATGCAGCTGGCAAAAAAACAGCCTCGTTCTTTGA
- a CDS encoding hypothetical protein (encoded by transcript BESB_010060) yields the protein MEEFIRLRSPLAPYSCSVVPLANLLPEFLPFLRSAACRLRCHFTVPVLFAAVLSTFFCAAATASYASTASLDSSRAADSSNTSVLAPSHPRPIPEPQQELDRRAGGSVEVGSAAFQDHGVGFSQKWFPLISEDAPADSFSELREAAEEEEALSSETRVRVSLPREWWADDDTRQAVRSSVKLSRGRLWGAAVASTILATKKAQTQANNVIPSLSAS from the coding sequence ATGGAGGAGTTCATCCGGCTCCGCTCGCCCCTGGCGCCGTACTCGTGTTCGGTGGTGCCTTTAGCAAATCTCCTGCCAGAGTTCCTACCCTTCCTACGCTCCGCTGCCTGTCGCCTTCGGTGTCACTTCACGGTCCCCGTTTTGTTCGCTGCAGTGTTGTCAACCTTTTTTTGCGCTGCCGCCACTGCCTCGTACGCATCTACGGCTTCTCTCGATagttcgcgcgcggcagactcCTCTAACACGAGCGTCCTGGCGCCATCGCATCCCCGCCCCATTCCGGAACCCCAACAGGAGCTTGACCGGCGTGCGGGCGGATCCGTGGAAGTTGGAAGCGCTGCGTTCCAAGATCACGGAGTTGGGTTCAGCCAGAAGTGGTTTCCCTTAATTTCAGAAGATGCCCCTGCAGATTCATTCAGTGAGCTCCGggaggctgcggaagaggaggaagctctGTCGTCGGAGACGCGCGTCCGTGTTTCGTTGCCGCGGGAATGGTGGGCTGATGATGACACTCGTCAAGCAGTCCGCTCGTCAGTGAAGCTCTCTCGCGGAAGACTTTGGGGCGCTGCTGTCGCATCCACGATTCTGGCAACTAAGAAAGCGCAGACACAAGCGAACAACGTCATTCCTTCACTTAGTGCTTCGTAG